Proteins from one Setaria italica strain Yugu1 chromosome V, Setaria_italica_v2.0, whole genome shotgun sequence genomic window:
- the LOC101785664 gene encoding uncharacterized protein LOC101785664 gives MECNKDEAARAKALAERKMLEKDFVAAKRFISKAQKLCKEVDDIDISKMLSVCDVHCAAAAKVNAEIDWYGILQVPVDADDALIKKQYRKLALLLHPDKNKFGGAEAAFKLVGEANITLTDKSKRMVYDMKRSTFRGGPARPPHIRTAAARPSSTPVNLYNMHQQQQQQASNPAGTQTTFWTLCPSCGMRYQYYRSILKKALRCQNCLKPFVAHDLKEQAIPSGANQRSAGVWKNAGAPQNFPGPQTNVTGQKAWSTTSGVHANVSPHHAGVNIRRETDGNTGGLKNKMKSDRATRNHSKAKSSAGLKRGRRAVIESSESSMSETSSDSEEEILENGPAANSAGPGQQTRRSSRQKQEVKYNEDSDNEDVEDDDNKDVDDFVNSPVLKRLRKSVFHGDHSNTAAKPNTDIADHNGPTNGVNDCRNTEDKGKGGESCGDKTSNGIEQMKRGTMHAGKNNDGKEKAFDSVSNNGPVLNDRKEKAFDSVSDNGPVLNDDDAPGDNQYYTFMDPEFFDFDQLRGVNQFRANQIWAVYDDQDCMPRFYARITKVKTTPKFMLHFVWLELDPTNKAERAWSYGGLPVACGRFMHGQSETAKETAMFSRTISFEKSKTRNSYEIYPKKGEVWALFKGWDIGWSSDADNHKKFNYRYEVVQVLSDLTTSTSIIVMPLVKIKGYVSLFMQSREAAPYVISQGETLRFSHCVPHHLMRGTEKEGVPEGSLELDPAALPLNLEEAFPSVVPECSSVRSQGRDAKHAGSASRNSSHRGSRKVSDGQHTASMNVGIATKTPKEENSKHNTGTAELTDVDDDNVQTEYVCAESEFYYFSEIRLLQKFSPGQIWALYSDVDKFPNYYAYIQKVDLKNDKVQVRWLDVCPRGEEEKRLLQEERTVGCGTFRLSSIHELMTYTGTDAFSHPVEARSAGRKGEYEIIPHLGEIWAVYKNWRAGWTAHDFENCEYELVEIFGQTDSSIQVQLLRKVDGYRTVFMPYRAEGSVKTIRKDEYPKFSHQIPCFHLTHEKGGKLRGYLELDPLSVPEEFLFT, from the coding sequence ATGGAGTGCAACAAAGATGAAGCTGCGAGAGCAAAAGCTCTGGCAGAaagaaaaatgctggaaaaggaTTTTGTTGCCGCAAAAAGGTTTATTAGCAAGGCGCAGAAACTTTGCAAAGAAGTTGATGACATTGACATTTCAAAAATGTTAAGTGTCTGTGATGTTCACTGTGCTGCTGCAGCAAAGGTAAATGCTGAGATTGACTGGTATGGAATACTGCAAGTACCTGTAGATGCTGATGATGCCCTGATAAAGAAACAATATCGTAAACTTGCCCTTTTGCTACATCCTGACAAGAACAAGTTTGGAGGTGCAGAGGCAGCTTTCAAATTAGTTGGAGAAGCAAACATAACTCTAACAGACAAGTCAAAGCGTATGGTGTATGACATGAAAAGAAGCACCTTCAGAGGCGGTCCAGCAAGACCCCCTCATATAAGAACTGCAGCTGCTAGACCTAGTTCTACTCCTGTGAATCTCTATAAtatgcatcagcagcagcagcagcaggcctcAAATCCTGCAGGGACACAAACAACATTTTGGACTCTCTGTCCATCTTGTGGCATGAGATATCAGTACTACCGTTCAATCTTGAAGAAGGCTTTGCGCTGTCAGAATTGTTTGAAGCCATTTGTTGCGCATGATTTGAAGGAGCAAGCTATTCCTTCCGGGGCAAATCAGCGATCTGCTGGGGTTTGGAAAAATGCAGGTGCACCACAGAACTTTCCAGGTCCTCAAACAAATGTCACTGGTCAGAAAGCTTGGTCAACCACTTCAGGAGTTCATGCCAATGTCAGTCCTCATCATGCTGGTGTAAATATAAGGAGGGAAACTGATGGGAACACAGGTgggctaaaaaacaaaatgaaatctgACCGGGCCACCAGAAATCATTCAAAAGCTAAATCATCTGCAGGATTGAAAAGGGGCAGGAGAGCTGTGATTGAATCAAGTGAATCAAGCATGTCAGAAACTAGTAGTGACAGCGAGGAAGAGATTCTTGAAAATGGTCCTGCTGCAAATAGTGCAGGGCCAGGTCAACAAACCCGCAGATCAAGCAGGCAGAAGCAAGAAGTTAAGTATAATGAAGATAGCGACAACGAAGATGTTGAAGATGACGATAACAAGGACGTTGATGATTTTGTGAATTCTCCTGTATTAAAGAGGTTGAGGAAAAGTGTGTTCCATGGTGATCACAGCAATACAGCAGCAAAGCCGAACACAGACATAGCTGACCATAATGGTCCGACAAATGGTGTTAATGACTGCAGGAACACAGAAGATAAAGGGAAAGGAGGTGAGTCATGTGGAGATAAAACATCCAATGGAATTGAGCAAATGAAGAGAGGAACAATGCATGCTGGAAAAAATAATGatggaaaagaaaaggcatttGATTCTGTCAGCAACAATGGTCCAGTTCTAAATGATCGAAAAGAAAAGGCATTTGATTCTGTCAGCGACAATGGTCCAGTTCTAAATGATGATGATGCTCCAGGTGATAATCAATACTACACATTTATGGATCCTGAATTTTTTGATTTTGACCAACTTCGAGGTGTAAATCAATTTAGAGCCAACCAGATCTGGGCTGTCTATGATGATCAAGACTGTATGCCTAGATTTTATGCTCGAATCACGAAGGTAAAAACTACCCCAAAGTTTATGCTGCATTTTGTTTGGCTGGAGCTTGATCCCACAAATAAAGCGGAGAGGGCATGGTCTTACGGAGGTCTGCCTGTTGCCTGTGGACGCTTTATGCATGGACAGTCAGAGACAGCCAAAGAAACTGCTATGTTCTCCAGAACTATATCCTTTGAGAAAAGCAAGACAAGAAACTCCTATGAAATATATCCAAAGAAAGGTGAAGTTTGGGCTCTTTTTAAGGGATGGGATATTGGTTGGAGCTCAGATGCTGACAATCACAAAAAATTCAACTATCGGTATGAAGTGGTTCAAGTTCTCTCTGATCTCACCACAAGCACTAGCATTATTGTCATGCCGCTTGTGAAGATAAAAGGTTATGTTAGCTTATTCATGCAGTCTAGAGAGGCAGCTCCATACGTGATATCTCAGGGTGAGACACTGAGGTTTTCTCATTGTGTCCCGCATCATTTGATGAGAGGAACTGAAAAAGAAGGCGTTCCAGAAGGATCTCTTGAACTTGATCCTGCAGCTCTTCCCCTTAACTTGGAAGAGGCTTTTCCATCTGTTGTCCCAGAATGCAGTTCTGTAAGAAGTCAGGGACGTGATGCCAAACATGCAGGTTCGGCCAGTAGGAATAGCTCCCACAGAGGATCTAGGAAGGTGAGTGATGGGCAACATACAGCATCCATGAATGTAGGGATCGCTACAAAGACACCAAAGGAAGAGAATAGCAAGCATAACACTGGTACTGCTGAACTTACAGATGTCGATGATGATAATGTCCAAACAGAGTATGTCTGTGCTGAATCAGAATTCTATTATTTTTCAGAAATAAGATTGCTTCAAAAGTTTTCACCTGGGCAGATCTGGGCTCTCTATAGTGATGTAGATAAATTCCCCAATTACTATGCTTACATACAGAAAGTTGATCTCAAGAATGATAAAGTGCAAGTTAGATGGCTTGATGTTTGTCCTCgaggagaagaggagaaaaGATTGCTTCAAGAAGAACGGACAGTTGGGTGTGGAACCTTTAGGCTTTCAAGCATTCACGAGTTGATGACTTACACTGGTACAGATGCCTTTTCTCATCCTGTAGAGGCAAGATCTGCTGGCAGAAAAGGCGAGTATGAAATAATTCCTCATCTGGGTGAGATATGGGCTGTTTACAAGAATTGGAGGGCAGGATGGACTGCACACGATTTTGAAAACTGTGAATATGAACTGGTGGAGATATTTGGCCAAACTGATTCGTCCATACAGGTTCAGCTTTTGAGGAAAGTGGATGGTTATAGGACGGTATTTATGCCATACAGAGCAGAGGGATCTGTGAAGACAATAAGAAAGGATGAGTACCCCAAATTTTCTCACCAGATTCCTTGCTTTCATCTGACACATGAAAAAGGTGGCAAGCTTCGAGGCTATCTGGAGCTCGATCCATTGTCGGTACCAGAGGAATTCCTCTTTACTTGA